CGTTGGCTTTATGTGCTGTGGGACGAGGTTGCGCAATTGGTGAATACCGGGCGTTTTAACCGTACCAATTTTGATCTGGCGGCGAGATCATTACTCCCCTGGCTTGCCTGATACGCCTTTCAGCCATTGCCAAAGTCGCCCTAATGTTTCATACCCAGCGCGATCGCTGTGCATCAGCCAGACCGGGGACGGAATTGCCCGCTCCCAGGGATTTAGCGGCGAATCGATCGCCAACTGATTAGCCGGCGCGGGAAGCGGATTCAGCCCGGCATGCTGAAAGAAAATCATCGCGCGCGGCAAATGCGAGGCGGATGTCACCAGTAAGAAAGGCGCGTCGCCGATGGCCTGCTTAACGGCGGCGGCTTCTTCTTCCGTATCTTTTGGCTTATCCAGCGTAATAATATCGCTACGCGGTACGCCCAGCGACTGCGCCACCCGCGCACCGACCTCCGCCGTGCTTACCGTATTGGTTTTGGCTACGCCGCCGGTAAAAATCAGTTTTGATCCCGGGTTTGCTCGCCATAGTCGAATGCCTTCCGCCAGCCGCGGTAAGCTGTTGTTAATTAAATTAGAGCTCGGTGCCCACTGTGAGTTCCAGGTATAACCGCCGCCGAGAACCACAATATATTCTACCTTTTGCGAACCCTGCCAGGTGGGGTAACTGTTTTCTATCGGGCGTAACAGATGGTCGGCGATGGGTTGCAGGCTTAATAGCAATAGCGCCAGCCAGCCCACGCTGATAAATACTTTACCGGTCTTCTGAAAACGGCTAAACCAGATTAGCGCCAGGCCGATGCCAATCACCAGTAGCATTAGCGGGAGCGGCAACAACATGCCACCAACCACTTTTTTTAGTGTAAAAAGCATCCTTTTTGGTTCCTTTTTTAACCATATAGCGGAGGATTAATAGTGATATTACACCAGACAGGTTCATTCTCGCCGCGGCTGTGACAAAATAGCGGTTTTATCAGATACCGTCTGAGCCAGCCTGTGGAGAGTCCGATGCAGGATCGCAATTTTGATGACATTGCTGAAAAGTTTTCCCGTAACATTTACGGCACGACCAAAGGGCAGCTACGGCAAGCCATTCTTTGGCAAGACCTGGATCGCGTGCTGGAGGGGGCCGGCGGGCGAAAACTGCAGGTGCTTGATGCTGGCGGCGGCGAAGGGCAAACGGCGATCAAAATGGCCGAGCGCGGCCATCAGGTGACGTTATGCGATCTGTCTGGCGAAATGATCGCCCGCGCGCAACAGGCAGCTGAGGCAAAAGGTGTGAGCAAAGACATGCATTTTATACAATGCCCGGCTCAGGATGTCGCTTCGCATTTGGAAAGCCCGGTTGATCTGATATTGTTTCATGCTGTGCTGGAGTGGGTGGCCGATCCTGTCGGTGTATTAGAAACGCTCTGGTCAGTATTGCGTCCTGGCGGTGTACTGTCGTTGATGTTTTATAACGCTAACGGTTTGCTGATGCACAATATGGTGGCGGGAAATTTTGACTACGTGCAGGCAGGAATGCCTAAACGCAAGAAGCGCACGTTGTCGCCTGACTATCCTCGCGATCCCGCGCAGGTGTACCAGTGGCTGGAAGCGATTGGCTGGCAGATTACCGGTAAAACCGGCGTGCGTGTATTTCATGATTATCTGCGTGAAAAGCACCAGCAGCGTGACTGTTATGAGACATTAGTCGAACTGGAAACGCGTTATTGCCGCCAGGAGCCGTATATTAGCCTTGGGCGTTATATTCATGTCACCGCGATTAAAAGCCCGGTTCTAGCCGCAGATGCAAGGATAACCTATGAGTGAATTTTCCCAGACAGTCCCCGAACTGGTTGCCTGGGCCAGAAAAAATGACTTTTCCATCTCGCTGCCGGTAGACAGACTTTCGTTTCTGCTGGCGGTCGCCACGTTGAACGGCGAGCGTCTGGACGGCGAGATGAGCGAAGGCGAGTTGGTGGATGCATTCCGCCATGTAAGTGATGCGTTTGAGCAAACCAGCGAAACCATCGGCGTGCGCGCTAATAACGCGATTAACGATATGGTGCGTCAACGTCTGCTGAACCGCTTTACCAGCGAGCAGGCCGAGGGCAATGCAATTTACCGATTGACGCCGCTGGGAATTGGCATCACCGATTATTATATCCGCCAGCGGGAGTTTTCTACGCTACGTCTTTCTATGCAGCTATCAATTGTGGCTGGCGAATTGAAACGTGCGGCGGACGCGGCACAAGAGGGCGGCGATGAGTTCCACTGGCACCGTAACGTCTATGCACCGCTGAAATATTCGGTGGCGGAAATTTTCGACAGTATCGATCTGACTCAGCGCATTATGGATGAGCAACAGCAGCAGGTAAAAGATGATATCGCACAACTGCTGAATAAAGACTGGCGCGCGGCGATTTCGAGCTGTGAACTGTTGCTTTCCGAAACCTCCGGCACGCTGCGCGAATTGCAGGATACGCTGGAAGCGGCAGGCGACAAGCTGCAGGCGAACCTGCTGCGCATCCAGGATGCGACGATGTCTCATGACGATCTGCATTTTGTCGACAGGCTGGTCTTTGACCTGCAAAGCAAACTTGACCGTATTATCAGTTGGGGACAACAGTCTATCGATTTATGGATCGGCTACGACCGGCACGTGCATAAATTTATCCGTACGGCGATCGATATGGATAAAAACCGCGTTTTTGCTCAGCGTTTGCGTCAGTCTGTACAAACATATTTCGACGACCCGTGGGCCTTAACTTACGCTAACGCCGATCGTTTGCTGGATATGCGCGACGAAGAGATGGCATTACGTGACGATGAAGTCACCGGGGAACTGCCGCCGGATCTGGAATATGAAGAGTTTAACGAGATCCGCGAGCAACTGGCGGCCATCATTGAAGAACAGTTGGCTATCTATAAAACCAGACAAACGCCACTGGATCTTGGGCTGGTGGTGCGCGAGTATCTGGCGCAATATCCGCGTGCGCGTCATTTCGACGTGGCGCGCATTGTTATCGATCAAGCGGTACGTCTTGGCGTAGCGCAAGCAGATTTCACCGGACTGCCAGCCAAATGGCAGCCGATTAATGATTACGGAGCCAAGGTACAGGCGCATGTCATTGACAAATATTGAACAAGTGATGCCGGTTAAGCTGGCGCAGGCGCTGGCGAATCCGTTATTTCCGGCGCTGGATAGCGCATTGCGTTCGGGCCGCCACATCGGGTTGGACGAACTGGATAATCATGCCTTTCTGATGGATTTTCAGGAATACCTGGAAGAGTTTTACGCGCGTTATAACGTGGAACTGATTCGCGCGCCGGAGGGGTTCTTCTACCTGCGTCCACGTTCTACCACGCTTATCCCGCGCTCGGTGTTATCCGAACTGGATATGATGGTCGGTAAAATTCTTTGTTATCTCTATCTTAGCCCGGAACGCCTGGCCAACGAAGGGATCTTTACCCAGCAGGAGCTATACGATGAACTGCTCACCTTGGCGGACGAAGCCAAACTGCTGAAGCTGGTAAATAACCGCTCGACAGGATCTGACGTTGATCGTCAGAAATTGCAGGAAAAGGTGCGTTCTTCTTTGAACCGCCTGCGTCGTTTGGGCATGGTGTGGTTTATGGGCCACGACAGCAGCAAATTCCGCATTACAGAATCGGTCTTTCGCTTTGGCGCAGATGTTCGTACCGGCGACGATCCACGCGAGGCGCAGCGTCGCCTCATCCGCGACGGGGAAGCGATGCCGATTGAAAACCATCTGCAACTCAATGATGAGACCGAAGAGAATCAGCCGGACAGTGGAGAGGAAGAATAATGATTGAACGCGGTAAATTTCGCTCGCTAACGCTGATTAACTGGAACGGTTTTTTTGCCCGCACCTTTGACCTTGATGAACTGGTCACGACGTTATCCGGGGGCAACGGCGCCGGAAAATCCACGACGATG
The Salmonella bongori NCTC 12419 DNA segment above includes these coding regions:
- the mukE gene encoding chromosome partition protein MukE; the protein is MSLTNIEQVMPVKLAQALANPLFPALDSALRSGRHIGLDELDNHAFLMDFQEYLEEFYARYNVELIRAPEGFFYLRPRSTTLIPRSVLSELDMMVGKILCYLYLSPERLANEGIFTQQELYDELLTLADEAKLLKLVNNRSTGSDVDRQKLQEKVRSSLNRLRRLGMVWFMGHDSSKFRITESVFRFGADVRTGDDPREAQRRLIRDGEAMPIENHLQLNDETEENQPDSGEEE
- the elyC gene encoding envelope biogenesis factor ElyC, whose translation is MLFTLKKVVGGMLLPLPLMLLVIGIGLALIWFSRFQKTGKVFISVGWLALLLLSLQPIADHLLRPIENSYPTWQGSQKVEYIVVLGGGYTWNSQWAPSSNLINNSLPRLAEGIRLWRANPGSKLIFTGGVAKTNTVSTAEVGARVAQSLGVPRSDIITLDKPKDTEEEAAAVKQAIGDAPFLLVTSASHLPRAMIFFQHAGLNPLPAPANQLAIDSPLNPWERAIPSPVWLMHSDRAGYETLGRLWQWLKGVSGKPGE
- the cmoM gene encoding tRNA uridine 5-oxyacetic acid(34) methyltransferase CmoM, with the translated sequence MQDRNFDDIAEKFSRNIYGTTKGQLRQAILWQDLDRVLEGAGGRKLQVLDAGGGEGQTAIKMAERGHQVTLCDLSGEMIARAQQAAEAKGVSKDMHFIQCPAQDVASHLESPVDLILFHAVLEWVADPVGVLETLWSVLRPGGVLSLMFYNANGLLMHNMVAGNFDYVQAGMPKRKKRTLSPDYPRDPAQVYQWLEAIGWQITGKTGVRVFHDYLREKHQQRDCYETLVELETRYCRQEPYISLGRYIHVTAIKSPVLAADARITYE
- the mukF gene encoding chromosome partition protein MukF, with translation MSEFSQTVPELVAWARKNDFSISLPVDRLSFLLAVATLNGERLDGEMSEGELVDAFRHVSDAFEQTSETIGVRANNAINDMVRQRLLNRFTSEQAEGNAIYRLTPLGIGITDYYIRQREFSTLRLSMQLSIVAGELKRAADAAQEGGDEFHWHRNVYAPLKYSVAEIFDSIDLTQRIMDEQQQQVKDDIAQLLNKDWRAAISSCELLLSETSGTLRELQDTLEAAGDKLQANLLRIQDATMSHDDLHFVDRLVFDLQSKLDRIISWGQQSIDLWIGYDRHVHKFIRTAIDMDKNRVFAQRLRQSVQTYFDDPWALTYANADRLLDMRDEEMALRDDEVTGELPPDLEYEEFNEIREQLAAIIEEQLAIYKTRQTPLDLGLVVREYLAQYPRARHFDVARIVIDQAVRLGVAQADFTGLPAKWQPINDYGAKVQAHVIDKY